CGCTGGATGGCGGCAACATGGCGGTGTTCCAGGCGGTGAAGGCGTTTGAGTTGTTCAGTGGCGAGGTGGCGGATGCGCAACGGATGTTGGCGCACTTCAAGAGCATGAATACCTGACTGTAGAAACCAAATCCAAATGTGGGAGGGGGCTTGCTCCCTCCCACATTTTGAGCCAGTTTTCACATGAGGTTCTGCGGTGAATTCAGGCCTGCAGGTACCGCAACACCGACTCACAGATCATCTCGCGATGCCGTTGTTTAACCGCCTCATCCGACAGCTCGATCTGAAAGATCTCACTGAACGTGTGGCGGTTGGACACCCGGTAAAAGCTGAATGAGTTGATCAGCAAGTGCACATCCAACGGCTCCAGCCCTTCCCGGAATACGCCCATTTCAGCCCCGCGGCGCAAGGTCTCCCCCAGCCCTTCCAGGATCTTGCTGTTCATCGCCTTGATCGTGTCGGTGCGCTTCACGTACTCGGCATTGTGGATATTTTCGATGCTGACGATCCGCACAAAATCCACGTTCTGGTCATGGTGATCAAAGGTGAATTCCACCAACCGCCGGATCGCCTCACGCGGTTCAAGCGCGGTGAGGTTCATGCGCGTTTCGGTATTGCGGATATCGCCGTAGAGCTTCTCCAGCACCTCGACGTACAGCTGCTCCTTGCTACCGAAGTAGTAATAGATCATGCGCTTGGAGGTGTGAATGCGCTCGGCGATGGCGTCCACCCGAGCCCCGGAAAGGCCCTGCTGGACAAACTCCGCAATAGCCTCCTGGAGTATGTTTTCGCGGGTCTTTTCCGGGTTGTTCTTACGACTCTTGCGCGGTGCGTCTGACACCGCAGGGAGTTCGGGACTCGAGGTCATGGTGCGCTCACGGCCATTGTTGTGCAGGCGCTGATTATGGGCCGCGGCGCCTGCCGAAGGAAGCGCTCGACTCGCCGTTATAAACGCGCCTGGCGCAAGGCACCGCTGCGCGATTTGGCCATCGCCGCCAGACGCACGGCCACGTTGGCCGCTCCGTAGCCGGCATAGCCGTGCTTGCGCTGGATGATTTCGAAGAAAAACCGCCCTTCGAACGGTTCGGTGTACACGTGAAATAACTCACCGCCCTGGGCGTCACGGTCGTACAACACGTTGTAGTACGCCAGTTCGCTGAGGAACTCATCGTCAAAGTCGAAACGCGCCGCCAGGTCGTCGTAGTAGTTGAGCGGGATGTCCAGCAGCGGTACGCCGGCCTCTTTGGCGCGGCGCACCTCGGCGAAAATATCCGCACAGTCGAAGGCAATATGGTGCACGCCAGAGCCGCGATAGCTCGACAGCGCGTGGGAAATGGCGGTGTTGCGGTTCTCGGAGATGTTCAGGGGCAGGCGAATCGAGCTGCAGCGGCTACGCAATGCGCGGCTTTTAACCAGGCCATACGGGTCGGGCAGCACCACTTCGTCATCGGCTTCGAAATCCAGCAGGCTCTTGTAGAACAGCACCCAACTGTCGAGGCTGTCGGCCGGCAAGGCCATGGCCATATGGTCGATGCGCAGCAGGCCACCGCCATCGGTCGCGGCCGGTTGCAGGTTGAAATCGGTGTCGTACAGCCCGCCTTCGCCTTGGTCTACCAGGTAAATCAGGCTGCCATCCGGCGCGCGCACGGCCGCAAGTTCCAGTTCGTTGGGCCCGACCAGGCCACGATAGGGCTGGCCCTTGTAGGCCACCGCTCGTTCCAGGGCCTTGGCACTGTCCTTGACCCGGATGGCGGTGGCGCACAACGACGGCCCATGGGCTTCGAAAAAATTATGCGCGAAGGAATAGGGCTCGCAATTGAGGATCAAGTTGATATCGCCCTGGCGCAACAGGCTCACGCTCTTGGAACGGTGCTGCCCGGCCTTGACGAAACCCAGACGCTCCAGCCAATGGGTCAGCTTGGCGCCAAGGTTTTCATCCACGGCGAACTCAAGAAACTCAATGCCGTCGTACTCGCTGGCCGCCGGGGTTTCGAAGAGGATATCCAGCGGCGCGGCGGGCTGCTCCTCGGCCAGCCGTTCGCGGGTTTTCTCTTCCAGGTACAGCAGCGATCGCAGGCCATCGGCGGCATTCGCGCGGGTCGGCGCGGCGCGGAAGCCATCGTTGAAAATTTCCAGGGACAACGGCCCGGTGTAGCCACTCTTGATGATCGGCGCGAGGAAGCCCGCCAGGTCAAATTCACCCTGGCCAGGGAAGCAGCGAAAATGCCGGCTCCACTCCAGCACGTCCATGGCTAGGATCGGCGCGTCGGCCATTTGCACGAAGAAGATCTTATCGCCGGGGATCTGGGCGATGGCACTCGGGTCGCCCTTGAGCGACAAGGTGTGGAAACTGTCGAGCAACACGCCCAGGCTGGGGTGATCGACCTGACGCACCAGGTTCCACACCTGCTGCCAGGTGTTCACATGCCTGCCCCAGGCCAGCGCTTCATAGCCGATGCGCAAACCTCGGCGGCCGGCATGTTCGGCCAACAGGCTGAGGTCGTCGAGCAGAATACGTTCATCGCCCACCGAATCCGCCGCGGCGTTGCTGCACACCAGCACCAGGTCGGTGCCCAGTTCCTGCATCAGGTCGAACTTGCGCTCGGCGCGCTCCAGGTTGCGCGCCAGGCGGTCGCGTCGGCAGCCTTCAAAGTCGCGGAACGGCTGGAACAGCGTGATAGCGATACCCAGGTCGGCGCACATTTGCTTAACTTCGCGCGGGCTGCCGTCGTAATACAACAAGTCGTTTTCAAAGATCTCGACCCCATCAAACCCGGCGGCGGCAATGGCTTCGAGCTTTTCCGGCAGGGTGCCGCTCAAGGACACAGTGGCGATGGAACGTTGCATGGGCGACTCCCGGCAATTGTTGTTTGTGGCAAATTATTCGCCGCCAGCCTACGCGCAGCAATTAAAATGTACGAACCGGTTAGTTTTCAGTGCGATTATCGAACACAATGCCCCATAGCGAATTGACGATTTTTTAGCCACTGCGCACCATCGACTTCGCTTCTACCTGTAAGAAAAAGACCCAGAACACACCATAAAAATTTCAAAAAACGGGTACAACCACATGCCTCTGCAAAACTCCGCCCTGGCCTCGCGCCCCGGCACCCCGCACGCCGGCATCGGCGACAAGATCCGCGGCGCCATGGCCGTAGGCAAAACCCGCTGGGGCATGCTGGCCCTGGTGTTTTTCGCCACCACCCTCAACTACATCGACCGCGCCGCGTTGGGCGTGATGCAACCTATCCTCGCCAAAGAAATGAGCTGGACGGCGATGGACTACGCCAACATCAACTTCTGGTTCCAGGTGGGTTATGCGATCGGCTTTGTGCTGCAAGGCCGCTTGATCGACCGCGTCGGCGTGAAACGCGTGTTCTTTTGCGCGGTGCTGCTGTGGAGCCTGGCCACCGGCGCCCACGGCCTGGCCACCTCGGCCGTCGGCTTTATGGTGTGCCGCTTTATCCTCGGGCTGACCGAGGCCGCCAACTACCCGGCCTGCGTCAAGACCACACGCCTGTGGTTCCCGGCGGGTGAGCGCGCGGTGGCCACCGGTATCTTCAACGCCGGCACCAACGTCGGCGCGATGATGACGCCGATGCTGCTGCCGTTGATCCTGCATGTGTGGGGCTGGCAGGCGGCGTTCTTGTGCATGGCATCGCTCGGCGCGATCTGGCTGGTGTTCTGGGGGCTGAAATACTACAACCCGGAAGAGCACCCAACCGTCAAACAATCGGAACTGGACTACGTGCAACAGCACGCCGAGCCGGAACAACCCGGCGTCCCGTTCAGCCGCATCCTGCGCATGCGCGGCACCTGGGCGTTCGCCATCGCCTATGCGCTGACCGCGCCGGTGTTCTGGTTCTACCTGTATTGGCTGCCGCCGTTCCTGAACCAGCAATACAACCTGGGCATCAACGTGACCCAAATGGGCATCCCGCTGATCATCATCTACCTGACCGCCGACTTCGGCAGTGTGGGCGGTGGCATCCTGTCGTCATTCCTGATCGGCCGCGGGATGAACCCAATCAAGGCGCGGCTGCTATCGATGCTGCTGTTTGCCTGCTGCATCGTGGGCGTGATCATGGCGGCCGGTTCCAGCCAACTGTGGGTCGCGGTATTTGCGATCTCCCTGGCCATCGGCGCGCATCAGGCCTGGACGGCCAACATCTGGAGCCTGGTGATGGACTACACGCCCAAGCACATGATGAGCACGGTGTTCGGCTTCGGCGGCATGTGCGCGGCCATCGGCGGCATGTTCATGACCCAGATCGTCGGCCATATCCTCACCGTGACCAACAACAACTACACCGTGTTGTTCACCCTGATTCCGGCGATGTACTTCATTGCGCTGACGTGGATGTACTTCATGGCGCCGCGCAAGATTCCTACGGTAGACGTGTAATTCAACGACGCCGCTGCTGCCAGGCAGCGGCCAACCCGCTCATGCAGATCACCCCGATACCGGCCACCGTGGTCATGTCGGGGGTATGGCTGAATACCAGCCAGCCCAACAACCCCGCAAACACGATCTGGCAATAGCCGAACGGCGCCAGCAAGGCCGGCGCCGCAAAGCGGAACGCCTGGGTCAGCATCAAGTGCGCGGTCATCCCGCACGTGCCCAGCGCCAGCATCAACACGCCGTGCCACAGCGTCGGCACCTGCCAGAAGAACGGCACCATCGCACTCATCACCAGGGTATTGCACAGCCCGGCAAAGAAGTTGCTGGTAGTGGGCGTGTCGTATTGGCTGAGGATGCGTGTGAGCAACTGGTAAAAGCAGAAGAACATCGCCGAACACAATGGCAGCAGCACCGCCGGGGTGAACAGCTCGCCGCCGGGATGGATGATCACCAGCACGCCGACAAACCCGCAGATCACCGCCAGCCATTGGCCGCGCGTGACGTGTTCGCCCAGCAGCGGCACCGAGAGAGCCGTCACCAGGATCGGTGCGAGGAAGTTCACCGCCGTGGCTTCCGCCAGGGGGATGTAATGCAAGGCGCTGGTAAAAAACAGACTGGTGCCCAACAGGCACAACGCCCGCACCACCTGCATACCGGGCCGTTTGCTGCGCAGCACGCGCAGGCCCGATTGCGGCAGGAAGATGCCGGCCATCAGCAAGGTGTGCACCACATACCGCGCCCACACCACCATCACGATCGGGTAGAACCCGGCCAGGTATTTGGACAAGGCGTCGTGGCTGGAAAACAGGAACGTCGCCAGCACAATCAGCAGGATGCCTTTAAAGGGGTGGTTGACGCCGGAAAGTGGGGTACTGACAGTCATGGAATTCTCTTGCGTGGCGAGCGGAACACTGAGCACTGAACGAGGTAGCGCTAACCCGGTAATCTAGCAGCCGGGCCGGAGTCTGCCCCAAGAGCATAACCAAACACCGGGCGAACAGCGCACTAAATCAGCGGATTCGAGTCCAACCCTGCACGCCCGCCCCCGCGCTGCACACTTTTCAACCAAGGCTTTGCTATGAAAAAAATCTTCTTTGTTGTGTCTGCCCTTGCCCTGCTTACCGCCTGTAACGAGCAAGCCAAGGACGCGCCAAAACCCGCGCCGGCGTCGGTACAAGCCACCCTGGTACCGGAACACCCGCCCACCGATAAGTGGGTCGGCCAATGGGTTGGCGTCGAAGGCCTGAACCTGACCATCGCCAAGGACGACGCCATCGGCCGTGGCCATTATCGGCTCACCATGCAATACGGCCTCGACGCCACCGACAGCGGCACCTTCAAGGGTGAAGCCAATGAAGAGGGCATCGCCTTCGTACGCCCGGACGGCCCACAACTGCTGCGGGCCGGCGACGGCGAAGCCACCGGCCTGAAGTGGCTGGCCGATAAAAAAGACTGTTTGATCGTGAACACCGGTGAAGGGTATTGCCGCTAATAACGGCCATACTCCACCCATAACTTTGTAGGACCGTTCATCAAGAGGATTGCCCCATGCTATGGAAAAAAGGCCGACGCAGCGACAACGTGGTGGATGCGCGGGATGACAGTGGCGGCGGTGGTGGCGGCATGCGCTTTGGTGGCGGCAAGGGCCTGAGCCTCACGGCGATTGTGCTGATCGTCGGCATCGGCTGGCTGACCGGCCAGGACCCGCTGCAGATCCTCGGCCAATTGACCGGCCAGATGGAACAGGCGCCGTCGGTCAGCACACAGACGCGCCAGGCGCCGCCGGCCAACGATGAGCAGGCCGATTTCGTGCGTGCGGTGCTGGGCGACACTGAAGACACCTGGGCCCAGGTGTTCCAGGAAAACGGCCTGGCCTACAAGAACCCGAAACTGATCCTGTTCCGTGGCCGGGTCAATTCCGCCTGCGGTGGCGCCACCTCGGCCACTGGCCCGTTTTATTGCCCGGCGGATCAACAGGTGTACCTGGACCTGGACTTCTTCCGGGAAATGTCGCAACGCTTCCAGGCCGCCGGCGACTTTGCCCAGGCTTACGTGATCGCTCACGAAGTGGGGCACCACGTGCAGACCCTGCTGGGCATCTCGTCCAAGATCCAGGCCGCGCGCCAGCAAGGCCGACAGATGCAAGGCGACGGCGGCCTATTGGTACGCCAGGAACTGCAAGCCGACTGCTTTGCCGGCGTGTGGGCCAACCGCGCGCAAAAACGCTTGAACTGGCTGGAGCCCGGCGACATCGAAGAAGCCCTGAACGCGGCCAACGCCATTGGCGATGACCATTTGCAACAGCAGGGTCAGGGCCGCGTGGTGCCGGACTCGTTTACCCACGGCACTTCGGCGCAGCGGGTGCGCTGGTTCAAGACCGGCTTCGCCCAGGGCCAGATCACTCAATGCGATACGTTTGCCGCCAAGAGCCTTTAAATGAATAAACCATGGGGTGTGCTGCTGGGGGTTCTGGTCTCGTGTTCAACCCTGGCCGCCGAGCATGGCGTCGCGGTGGTCAGCCCCGAGCGGTTCCACCTGCAGGCCGGCGACCTCAGCCTGGGCCTGAGCCAGGACTGGCGCCAGCCGCTGCCCCGCGTGACCCGCGCGTTGATCATCGTGCATGGCCGCTTGCGCAATGCGCAGACCTACCTGCAAAGCGGCAAGGAGGCCGCTGAACACGCGGGGGTTGGCGCCGCGACCCTGGTGATTGCACCGCAGTTTCTCAACAACGCCGATGTGAGGCGCCACGCGTTGGGTCAACAGGTATTGCGCTGGAACGGCAACAGCTGGATGGCTGGCGAGCCGTCGGTCGGCCCTGGCCAACTCAGTTCTTACGGCGTGCTGGACCAACTCATCAAGCACCTGGGCAACCGCACACTGTTCCCGGCGCTCAAGGAAATCGTAGTGGCCGGGCATTCCGGCGGCGGGCAAGTCGTCCAGCGCTTCGCCCTCACCGGTCACGACCACCCGACTCTGCAAGCCGAAGGCATCCGCCTGCGCTATGTGGTGGCCAACCCTTCGTCCTACGCCTACTTCAGCCCGCAACGCCCGGTCCAGTTCGACGCAACCCTGTGCCCGGATTTCAACGACTGGAAGTACGGCATGCAGCACCTGCCCGCCTACGCCCATGGCCAGAGCCCGCAACATCTGGAACAGGTCTATGTGTCACGGGACATCACCTACCTGCTGGGCCAGCAAGACACCAACCCCAACCACCCGGCGCTGGACAAAGGCTGCGAAGCCGAGACCCAGGGCGCGTATCGATTGATTCGCGGACACCACTACTTTGACTATCTCACGCTGCGCCATCCGCAACTGCGCCAGAAGCTGGTGGAAGTGCCGGGGGTGGGGCATGACGGGGATAGGATGTTTACCTCGCCGGAGGGGCAAAAGGCGCTGTTCCCCAATAACCCCTGAAGAAACCGGCTCAAAATGTGGGAGGGGGCTTGCCCCCTCCCACATTTGATCTTTATTGACTGGGCTAAATCATTCGGCGCAGTACCGTGCAGTCTGGTGCATGCCAATCCGCCAACTCCGGCCAGGGGTTGTCCGGCAGGTTGACCAGCACCGTGCGGGCGCCCGCCGCCCGACCGCAATCCAGGTCAAAACGGTAATCGCCGACCATCACCAACTCACTCGGCGCCACGTCCCACGCGGCCGCCAGTTTCAACAACCCACCCGGGTCGGGCTTGGGCGGCGCATCCTCTCTGCCGAGTATGTCGTCGATGGCAAAACACTCTGCCAGGCCAATCGCTTCCAGCGTCACATGCGCCAATGCCTGCGCATTGCGCGTCAGAATCCCCAGGCGATACCCACGACTGGCCAATTCGCGCACCAACTCCACCGCGCCAGTGGCCGCCACCGAGCCCAGCGCCAACTCACGCTCATGCTCCAGCAACCAGGCATGCTTGGCCGCCGCAACATCGGCGGGCAATGCGGCCAGATGGGTGAGGATGTCGTCCTCGGGCGGTATCTCCAGCGCCACGCGGATGGCCGCAAAGTCATGCACGGCCACCGTGAGGGTGCCGTCCATATCAAATACCCAGTGCTTAACGTCGCTCAGGCTCATGCCCAATCCTTGCGATGGCGAATCAACCCTTCCTGGGTCACCGATGCCACCAGTTGGCCGGCGCGGTTGTACACACTGCCACGCGAGAATCCGCGGGAATTGCCGGCCCACGGGCTGTCCATGGCATACAGCAACCAGTCATCGGCGCGCAGGTCGGCGTGGAACCACAGCGCATGGTCGAGGCTGGCGACCTGCATGTCTTTTTGCCACACGGTCTTGCCATGCGGCAGTAGCGAGGTGGTCAACAGGCCGAAGTCCGAGGCGTACGCCAACAGGTATTTATGCAGCGCCGGCGTGTCGGCCAGCGCACCGTCGGCGCGAAACCACACGTATTTGACCGGGTCGGACGGCTGCGGGTTGAACGGGTCTTTTTCGGTGACCGGGCGCACTTCGATCGGCTTGGGGCACAGCAGCTTTTCGCGCATGTGCTCGGGGATCAGGTGCGCGCGCTGCTGGGTCAGCTCAAGCTCCGACGGCAGGTTTTCCGGGCCGACCACCACGGGCATGGTGGTTTGATGCTCAAAGCCTTTTTCGTCGTACTGGAACGATGCGCTGCAGGTGAAGATCGGGTGGCCCTTCTGGATCGCCGTGACGCGGCGCGTGCTGAAACTGCCGCCATCGCGCACGCGGTCCACCGAGTACACCACCGGCAACGCCGCATCGCCGGGGCGCAGGAAATAACCGTGCAACGAATGCACGTGGCGTGCTTCTTCGACGGTCTGGCTGGCCGCCGACAACGACTGGCCGAGCACCTGGCCGCCGAACAGTTGACGAAAACCCAGGTCCTGGCTGCGGCCGCGAAAGAGGTTTTCCTCGATCGGCTCCAGGGTCAGCAAGTCCACCAGATCTTCCAATACTTGGCTCATAGAGCAACTCCTACAATCTATGGGGCATTCCGGGCTGCTTATCCGTGCAGCGTGTCCAACCATTGGGCGCGGGTGATGCGGTACAAAACATGCGGGCGCAGCGGGTCATCGGCTGCGACCTTGGGGTGTGCAAAATCTGCCTGCGGATCGTAATGCATACCGATGGCCTGCATGACTTTTTGTGAGGGCTGATTGGCCTCCGTGGTAAAGGCGACAATTTCATCCAACTGCAAACGGTCGAAACCACAGCGCAGTGCGGTCCAGGCCGCCTCACTGGC
This region of Pseudomonas asgharzadehiana genomic DNA includes:
- a CDS encoding TetR/AcrR family transcriptional regulator, which produces MTSSPELPAVSDAPRKSRKNNPEKTRENILQEAIAEFVQQGLSGARVDAIAERIHTSKRMIYYYFGSKEQLYVEVLEKLYGDIRNTETRMNLTALEPREAIRRLVEFTFDHHDQNVDFVRIVSIENIHNAEYVKRTDTIKAMNSKILEGLGETLRRGAEMGVFREGLEPLDVHLLINSFSFYRVSNRHTFSEIFQIELSDEAVKQRHREMICESVLRYLQA
- the quiC gene encoding 3-dehydroshikimate dehydratase QuiC, whose product is MQRSIATVSLSGTLPEKLEAIAAAGFDGVEIFENDLLYYDGSPREVKQMCADLGIAITLFQPFRDFEGCRRDRLARNLERAERKFDLMQELGTDLVLVCSNAAADSVGDERILLDDLSLLAEHAGRRGLRIGYEALAWGRHVNTWQQVWNLVRQVDHPSLGVLLDSFHTLSLKGDPSAIAQIPGDKIFFVQMADAPILAMDVLEWSRHFRCFPGQGEFDLAGFLAPIIKSGYTGPLSLEIFNDGFRAAPTRANAADGLRSLLYLEEKTRERLAEEQPAAPLDILFETPAASEYDGIEFLEFAVDENLGAKLTHWLERLGFVKAGQHRSKSVSLLRQGDINLILNCEPYSFAHNFFEAHGPSLCATAIRVKDSAKALERAVAYKGQPYRGLVGPNELELAAVRAPDGSLIYLVDQGEGGLYDTDFNLQPAATDGGGLLRIDHMAMALPADSLDSWVLFYKSLLDFEADDEVVLPDPYGLVKSRALRSRCSSIRLPLNISENRNTAISHALSSYRGSGVHHIAFDCADIFAEVRRAKEAGVPLLDIPLNYYDDLAARFDFDDEFLSELAYYNVLYDRDAQGGELFHVYTEPFEGRFFFEIIQRKHGYAGYGAANVAVRLAAMAKSRSGALRQARL
- a CDS encoding MFS transporter, with protein sequence MPLQNSALASRPGTPHAGIGDKIRGAMAVGKTRWGMLALVFFATTLNYIDRAALGVMQPILAKEMSWTAMDYANINFWFQVGYAIGFVLQGRLIDRVGVKRVFFCAVLLWSLATGAHGLATSAVGFMVCRFILGLTEAANYPACVKTTRLWFPAGERAVATGIFNAGTNVGAMMTPMLLPLILHVWGWQAAFLCMASLGAIWLVFWGLKYYNPEEHPTVKQSELDYVQQHAEPEQPGVPFSRILRMRGTWAFAIAYALTAPVFWFYLYWLPPFLNQQYNLGINVTQMGIPLIIIYLTADFGSVGGGILSSFLIGRGMNPIKARLLSMLLFACCIVGVIMAAGSSQLWVAVFAISLAIGAHQAWTANIWSLVMDYTPKHMMSTVFGFGGMCAAIGGMFMTQIVGHILTVTNNNYTVLFTLIPAMYFIALTWMYFMAPRKIPTVDV
- a CDS encoding DMT family transporter, with product MTVSTPLSGVNHPFKGILLIVLATFLFSSHDALSKYLAGFYPIVMVVWARYVVHTLLMAGIFLPQSGLRVLRSKRPGMQVVRALCLLGTSLFFTSALHYIPLAEATAVNFLAPILVTALSVPLLGEHVTRGQWLAVICGFVGVLVIIHPGGELFTPAVLLPLCSAMFFCFYQLLTRILSQYDTPTTSNFFAGLCNTLVMSAMVPFFWQVPTLWHGVLMLALGTCGMTAHLMLTQAFRFAAPALLAPFGYCQIVFAGLLGWLVFSHTPDMTTVAGIGVICMSGLAAAWQQRRR
- a CDS encoding membrane lipoprotein lipid attachment site-containing protein, with translation MKKIFFVVSALALLTACNEQAKDAPKPAPASVQATLVPEHPPTDKWVGQWVGVEGLNLTIAKDDAIGRGHYRLTMQYGLDATDSGTFKGEANEEGIAFVRPDGPQLLRAGDGEATGLKWLADKKDCLIVNTGEGYCR
- the ypfJ gene encoding KPN_02809 family neutral zinc metallopeptidase: MLWKKGRRSDNVVDARDDSGGGGGGMRFGGGKGLSLTAIVLIVGIGWLTGQDPLQILGQLTGQMEQAPSVSTQTRQAPPANDEQADFVRAVLGDTEDTWAQVFQENGLAYKNPKLILFRGRVNSACGGATSATGPFYCPADQQVYLDLDFFREMSQRFQAAGDFAQAYVIAHEVGHHVQTLLGISSKIQAARQQGRQMQGDGGLLVRQELQADCFAGVWANRAQKRLNWLEPGDIEEALNAANAIGDDHLQQQGQGRVVPDSFTHGTSAQRVRWFKTGFAQGQITQCDTFAAKSL
- a CDS encoding alpha/beta hydrolase encodes the protein MNKPWGVLLGVLVSCSTLAAEHGVAVVSPERFHLQAGDLSLGLSQDWRQPLPRVTRALIIVHGRLRNAQTYLQSGKEAAEHAGVGAATLVIAPQFLNNADVRRHALGQQVLRWNGNSWMAGEPSVGPGQLSSYGVLDQLIKHLGNRTLFPALKEIVVAGHSGGGQVVQRFALTGHDHPTLQAEGIRLRYVVANPSSYAYFSPQRPVQFDATLCPDFNDWKYGMQHLPAYAHGQSPQHLEQVYVSRDITYLLGQQDTNPNHPALDKGCEAETQGAYRLIRGHHYFDYLTLRHPQLRQKLVEVPGVGHDGDRMFTSPEGQKALFPNNP
- a CDS encoding HAD family hydrolase, encoding MSLSDVKHWVFDMDGTLTVAVHDFAAIRVALEIPPEDDILTHLAALPADVAAAKHAWLLEHERELALGSVAATGAVELVRELASRGYRLGILTRNAQALAHVTLEAIGLAECFAIDDILGREDAPPKPDPGGLLKLAAAWDVAPSELVMVGDYRFDLDCGRAAGARTVLVNLPDNPWPELADWHAPDCTVLRRMI
- the tesB gene encoding acyl-CoA thioesterase II, whose amino-acid sequence is MSQVLEDLVDLLTLEPIEENLFRGRSQDLGFRQLFGGQVLGQSLSAASQTVEEARHVHSLHGYFLRPGDAALPVVYSVDRVRDGGSFSTRRVTAIQKGHPIFTCSASFQYDEKGFEHQTTMPVVVGPENLPSELELTQQRAHLIPEHMREKLLCPKPIEVRPVTEKDPFNPQPSDPVKYVWFRADGALADTPALHKYLLAYASDFGLLTTSLLPHGKTVWQKDMQVASLDHALWFHADLRADDWLLYAMDSPWAGNSRGFSRGSVYNRAGQLVASVTQEGLIRHRKDWA